In Phoenix dactylifera cultivar Barhee BC4 unplaced genomic scaffold, palm_55x_up_171113_PBpolish2nd_filt_p 001044F, whole genome shotgun sequence, the following are encoded in one genomic region:
- the LOC120107854 gene encoding 26S proteasome regulatory subunit 6A homolog A-like, which yields MEDSFEDDRLASMTTDDITRASRLLDNEIRILKMNPEDGTEEDGVNVDIDSQRKGKCVVLKTSTRQTIFLPVVGLVDPDKLKPGDLVGVNKDSYLILDTLPSEYDSRVKAMEVDEKPTDDYNDIGGLEK from the exons ATGGAGGACAGTTTCGAAGACGATCGGCTGGCCTCAATGACCACCGATGACATCACCAGGGCCTCTCGCCTCCTCGACAATGAGATCCGGATCCTCAAG ATGAATCCAGAAGATGGGACTGAGGAAGATGGTGTAAATGTTGATATAGACTCGCAAAGAAAGGGAAAATGTGTTGTTCTAAAAACTTCTACACGGCAA ACTATCTTCCTTCCTGTTGTTGGGTTAGTCGACCCTGATAAGCTTAAACCTGGAGATTTGGTTGGGGTTAACAAGGACAGCTACCTAATCTTGGACACCCTTCCTTCGGAATATGACTCACGAGTAAAGGCAATGGAGGTTGATGAAAAGCCAACTGATGATTACAATGATATTGGTGGCCTTGAGAAGTAG
- the LOC120107853 gene encoding class V chitinase CHIT5-like → MAPVPLPSSAIKAGYWSSWINSTSPPSSINLSYFTHIYYAFVELDNTSFELVVTPSDAGMLADFTATLHAHDPPIKAMLSIGGGGGGEDTFASMATNFSTRSAFIKSTIAVAREYNLDGLDLGWEFPSNPEKMASLGDLFMEWRDAISREAAETGRPSLLLTSAVYFASHFFLTGSTPISYPADKMAVSLDWINSMCYDYHGSWDTSETGAPAALYDPKSNVSTSYGLTSWVEAGIPPKKVVMGLPLYGRTWKLKDPADHGIGAPAVGIGPGTDGEMVYSLVVDFNTENNATQVHDEITVSVYSYAGTNWIGYDDLWSVTRKIDFALEHGLGGYFLWTIGNDEDWSISRGAWGAWQS, encoded by the exons ATGGCCCCCGTCCCTCTCCCATCGTCGGCCATCAAAGCCGGCTACTGGTCCTCATGGATTAACTCCACCTCCCCACCTTCCTCCATCAACCTCTCCTACTTCACCCACATCTACTACGCCTTTGTCGAACTAGATAACACCTCCTTTGAACTCGTCGTCACCCCCTCCGACGCAGGCATGCTCGCCGACTTCACGGCCACCCTCCACGCTCACGACCCCCCAATCAAAGCCATGCTCTCcatcggcggcggcggcggcggcgaagacACCTTCGCCAGCATGGCCACCAACTTCTCCACCCGCTCCGCCTTCATTAAATCCACCATCGCCGTCGCCCGTGAGTACAACCTCGACGGCCTGGACCTCGGCTGGGAGTTCCCGTCGAACCCGGAGAAAATGGCCAGCCTCGGCGACCTCTTCATGGAATGGCGCGACGCAATCTCTCGCGAAGCGGCCGAGACTGGCCGACCGAGCCTGTTGCTCACGTCAGCCGTGTACTTCGCGTCGCACTTCTTCCTCACAGGCAGCACACCAATATCTTATCCGGCCGACAAGATGGCGGTCAGTCTGGACTGGATCAACTCTATGTGCTACGACTACCATGGCTCATGGGACACGTCGGAGACTGGGGCGCCTGCGGCGCTGTACGACCCAAAGAGCAACGTGAGCACGAGCTATGGACTCACGTCGTGGGTGGAGGCTGGGATTCCACCGAAGAAGGTGGTGATGGGTTTGCCATTATATGGCCGGACGTGGAAGCTCAAGGATCCGGCAGACCACGGCATCGGCGCACCGGCAGTAGGGATCGGACCGGGAACTGACGGGGAGATGGTGTACTCGTTGGTGGTGGATTTTAACACGGAAAACAACGCGACCCAAGTGCATGATGAAATAACGGTGTCTGTGTATTCTTACGCCGGGACCAATTGGATCGGCTACGATGACCTGTGGTCGGTGACGAGGAAGATAGACTTCGCGCTGGAGCACGGCCTCGGCGGGTATTTCTTGTGGACGATCGGAAACGACGAGGATTGGAGCATCTCTCGTGGAG CATGGGGCGCATGGCAGAGTTGA